The genomic interval GGATCCGGTTGAAGTACCCCCGGGAGTATGCCCGGATGCGGAGTGCGATCTACCCGCAGATGCGGGCCGTGGATTTCCGCTTCAACCTCCACCGCCGGGGCATGAAGCAGGATACGGTCTGGACGACCGAGGTCGATACGAGTTACATGCACGCCGTGGATCTGCTGCGCAAGCGCCGCTACGAGGAGGCATTGACGATCCTGCGCCCCTACGAGGACCGCAATACGGCATTGGCCTACATGTCGCTCGGCTACGATGCTGCGGCCTACCGGATCCTGAAGGCGCAGCCCGGGGCCGGCTCGACGGCCGACATCCAGTACATGCTGGCCATCCTGGCGGCCCGTCTGGGCGACGAGGAGCAGGCCGTGCAGTATTTCCTGCGTTCGGTGGAGCTGCGCGAGAACCTGAAGTTCCGCGGCAATCTCGATCCCGAGATTTCGCGCCTGATCCGCAAGTACGGTCTCTTCCGCGAGGATTTCGAGTAGCCGGAATCCGGAGGAGGGGAATCAGAGGCCGGGTCTCGCGGCTGGAATACGAAATTCACCCCTGTCGCACGGTGTGGCGGCGGGGGTGAATTGCTGTCGGGACGGAGGTTTCGGGGGCTCTACTCCTCGAAACAGAGGTGTGCGTTGCGGAGCTGGAGGGCCAGGGTGCAGGCTGCCGCACCGGCGAGGAGCAGCGTGATGCCGACCCAGACGACGACGGCCGTGGTGCCGACCCCGAGGGGTTGGAAGAGGATTCCCAGCGAGCAGAGCAGCAGCAGTACGCCCGTGAGGATGGTCCATCCCGAGCCGCTGATTCCCATGGTGTGCATGTCGCCGCCGAGTCCGATGGTGCTGAAGGCGCGCATCAGCAGCCAGAACCCGAGGAAGAACGGCAGCATCGAGGCCGACAGCCCGACATTGAAGATCAGGATCACGCCCAGGACGATCTGAATGATCCCTCCGGCGAGCATCCAGCCCCGGCCTGTGATGAAGTGGCGGTTTGCCGTCGAGATCACCACCTCCAGGATTCCCGCCAGCAGGATCACCCACCCGAAGAGCAGCGACATGCCGAGATAACTCCGGCCCGGGAAGATAAAGACCAGGATTCCGGTCAGCAGCAGGACGATTCCTGCAAGCAGCAGCAGCCACCAGTAGCGGATGGCCTGTTTCGAATTTTCGATCAAT from uncultured Alistipes sp. carries:
- a CDS encoding DUF308 domain-containing protein, which produces MKHLNALIENSKQAIRYWWLLLLAGIVLLLTGILVFIFPGRSYLGMSLLFGWVILLAGILEVVISTANRHFITGRGWMLAGGIIQIVLGVILIFNVGLSASMLPFFLGFWLLMRAFSTIGLGGDMHTMGISGSGWTILTGVLLLLCSLGILFQPLGVGTTAVVVWVGITLLLAGAAACTLALQLRNAHLCFEE